DNA sequence from the Agromyces aureus genome:
GGTACGGCTCGTGCGCGGCGACCGCGACGTGTTCGGACTGCACGGCCGTTCGGCCGAGCAGCGCCTCGCGATCGACCTGCTGCTCGACCCCGAGATCGGCATCCTCTCGCTCGGCGGACGCGCGGGCACCGGCAAGTCGGCACTCGCGCTCTGCGCCGGACTCGAGGCCGTGCTCGAACGTCAGCAGCACAAGAAGATCATGGTGTTCCGTCCGCTCTACGCGGTCGGCGGGCAGGAGCTCGGCTACCTCCCCGGCGACCAGGGCGAGAAGATGAACCCCTGGGGCCAGGCGGTCTTCGACACGCTCGGCTCCGTCGTCTCCGACAACGTGCTCGACGAGGTCGTGGACCGCGGCATCCTCGAGGTGCTGCCGCTGACGCACATCCGCGGCCGGTCGCTGCACGACGCGTTCGTCATCGTCGACGAGGCCCAATCGCTCGAACGCAACGTGCTGCTCACCGTGCTCTCGCGCATCGGACAGAACTCGCGCGTCGTGCTCACCCACGACGTCGCGCAGCGCGACAACCTTCGCGTCGGCCGCCACGACGGCGTCGCGTCGGTCATCGAGACGCTGAAGGGGCACCCGCTGTTCGCGCACATCACGCTCACCCGTTCGGAGCGTTCGGCGATCGCCGCGCTCGTCAGCGAGATGCTCGACGGCAACGAGCTCGCCTAGCGGCGGCCGGTGCGGTGGGCGGGCGTGGCCCTCGGGGTCACGTCCGCCCTCCCGCGCGCCACGGGCGTTCGACGCATCCGGGGCGGGTGGATCGGGCAGCGGATGCGGCGAAGGACCGTGGTGCGAACGGGGACGGCGCGTTCAACCGTAGATCTTCTCGGCGTACGACGGGCCGTAGTACTCCTCGAGCGTCTCGAGGGATTCGCCCGGGCGCTCGAGCGCCTGCGCGATGACCGCACGGCGCGGCGCGGCATCCGGATGCCAGGTCTCGGGAACCCACGCCTGCGATCGCAGGAACGCCTTCGAGCAGTGCGAGAAGACCTCCTCGACGGCGATCTCGACCACCAGACTCGGCACGTGATGGCGCACGCGCATGCGCTCGGCGTACGGCGCGTCGCGCAGGATCCGGGCCGTGCCGTTCACGCGCAGGGTGTCGCCGCGCCCCGGAATCACGAAGACGAGGCCGATGTGCGGGTTCTCGAGCAGGTTGTGGAAGCCGTCGGCCCGTCGGTTGCCCGGTCGCTCGGGGATGGCGATCGTGTGCTCGTCGAGTGCGATCGCGAAGCCCGACGGGTCGCCCTTGGGCGAGACGTCCTGGTTGCCGGCCGCATCGGCCGTCGCCACGAAGCAGAGCGGTGAGGCCTCGAGCCAGAGCCGGTCGATCTCGTGCAGGAACGTGCGGGACTTGTCGCGCGCGGCGGGCAGCGGCAGTCCGACGATCTGCTCGAGTTCTGCGACGGACGTGACGGGCGTGCCTCCATGATCCATACCGCCAACCTACGCCCGGGGATCTGCGCGTGTCGCGGGCCCCACCGTCGGACTCCGGCCAGATCCCGAAAGGTTCCAGCCCGCTCGGACGCCGGAGCTGATGGGACGACGGATGCCTCGGGCCGACGTGCGGCCCGAGGCATCCGGTTCGATCGATTCCGCCCTCGCGGCTACTTCGCCTGGGGCGGGCGGGTCATCGAGAGCAGGTCGAGTGCTGAGTCGAGCTGCGCCTCGGTGAGGTCGCCGCGCTCGACGTAGCCGAGGTCGATGACGGCCTCGCGCACGGTGATGCCCTGCTTGACCGAGTGCTTGGCGATCTTCGCCGCAGCCTCGTAGCCGATGAGCTTGTTGAGCGGCGTCACGATCGACGGCGACATGCCTGCGAGGGCCGTGAGGCGCTCGAGGTTGGCCTCGAGGCCGTCGACGGTCTTGTCGGCGAGCACGCGGGACGCGTTCGAGAGCAGGCGGATCGACTCGAGCAGTGCGGTACCCATGACGGGGATCTGCACGTTGAGCTCGAACGAGCCCGAGGCGCCGGCCCAGGCGACCGTGGCGTCGTTGCCGATGACGCGCGCCGCGACCATGAGCACCGCCTCGGGGATGACCGGGTTGACCTTGCCGGGCATGATCGACGAACCGGGCTGCAGGTCGGGGATGTGGAGTTCGCCGAGACCCGTGTTGGGGCCGGAACCCATCCAGCGGATGTCGTTGCAGATCTTCGTGAGGCTGACGGCGATGGTGCGCAGCGCGCCCGACGCGTCGACCAGGCCGTCGCGGTTGGCCTGCGCCTCGAAGTGGTCGGCCGCCTCGGTGATCGGCAGCTCGGTCTCGCGCTGCAGGATCTCGATGACGAGCTGCGGGAAGCCGGCGGGGGTGTTGATGCCCGTGCCGACGGCGGTGCCGCCGAGCGGAACCTCGGCGACGCGGGGGAGCGCCGTGCGAACGCGCTCGATGCCGAGGCGGACCTGCCGGGCGTAGCCGCCGAACTCCTGGCCGAGCGTGACGGGCGTGGCGTCCATGAGGTGCGTGCGGCCCGACTTGACGACCTCGGCCCAGGCCACGGCCTTGGCCTCGAGGGCGACCGCGAGGTGGTCGAGCGCGGGGATCAGGTCGTCGATGAGCGCCGCGGTGACGGCGATGTGCACCGAGGTCGGGAAGACGTCGTTCGAGGACTGCGACGCGTTGACGTGGTCGTTCGGGTGCACCTCGGCACCGAGCTTGCCCGTCGCGACGGTCGCGAGGACCTCGTTCATGTTCATGTTCGACGACGTGCCGGAACCGGTCTGGTACGTGTCGACCGGGAAGTGCTCGACGAACCCGTGGGTGCCGGCGATGACCTCGTCGGCGGCCGCGACGATCGCGTCGGCGACGGCACCGTCGAGCACGCCGAGTTGGGCGTTGGCCTGCGCGGCCGCCTTCTTGATGCGCGCGAGTGCGGCGATCTGGGCCGGCTCGAGTCCCTTGCCCGAGATGGGGAAGTTCTCGACCGCGCGCTGGGTCTGGGCACGGTACAGCGCGGCCGCGGGAACCCGCACCTCGCCCATCGTGTCGTGTTCGATGCGGTAGTCGGCGGTGTTGTCGACCAAGGTGTTCCTTCCGGTTCGCGTGCCCGTGGACCTCGTGCGGCGGGCGGGATGAGGGTGGCGGATGCCTCGGACGAGTCTGGCCGGGCCGCAGTCCTGACGGCTGTCAGATCTGCCCGACGACGACGTCGGTGTCGACCAGTCCCTCGGCGAGGCGGTAGTTCGCGCCCACGATGGCCAGCGTACCCGCTGCGATCGCGTCGCTGATCATCTCGGATTCCTCGAGCAGGCGGGACACCGACGAGCGCAGGTGCTCACGGCCGACGAACCCGGCGTCGACCTTCGAGGTGTCGATGGGGGCGGCCGGGTCGCCGCCGGCGACGCGCCGCACCGAGGGGATGATGCTCGAGATGAGGCTCGCGATGTGCGGCGGCAGCTGCTCGGCGTCGGCGGTCTGCGACGCGATCGCGGCATTGACCGCGCCGCAGGCGTCGTGGCCGAGCACGATGATGAGCGGCACGTTCAGCACGCCGACGGCGTACTCGAGCGAGCCGACGACCGACGAGGAGATGACCTGGCCGGCGTTGCGCACCACGAACGCGTCGCCGAGGCCGATGTCGAAGATGATCTCGGCCGCGAGGCGCGAGTCGCTGCAGCCGAAGATCGCGACGAGGGGTCGCTGCCCGTCGGCGAGCGAGGCCCGCCGCTCGACGTCTTGATGGGGGTGCTGCGGCTTGCCCGAGACGAAGCGCACGTTGCCGCCGCGCAGTTCACGCCAGGTCTCGGCCGGTGAGGTGGGACGAGCGGGGGATTGGGTCACAGCGGCTCCTCGTGAAGATGCGGGCGGTGCTCAGCGGGTGGTGCGTGGTGCAGTCGTGCAGTCGTGCAGCGTGCAGCGTGCGGCGGTGCGGAGATCGGAAGCGCGGAGCCCGACGGCGCGGCTCACCGCTGCGCCTTCACGGTGTCGGCGATCGCGGCCGCCATGGTCGCGAACTCGGCGTCCGGCGCGGTGCCGATGAGCACGAACGTCGTGCTGCCGGACTCGGTCATGAGGCCGTAGCGGGCGTTGCCGACGTCGTCGGTCGAGTCGCGGTTGTCGTAGATGGTCCAGTCGACGCCGTCGATCTGCACGGTGCCCGTGGCCAGGGTGCGTGCCAGCAGGTCGGACGACCACGTGGCGTTCGCGTCGAGGCCCTGATTCAGCCCGATGAACTCGTCGCTCGGCGTCAGGTAGCCCGTGTACCACGCGGTGATGCCGTCGACCTGGCTGCGGCGCAGCTCGGCGGCGTTCGCGCTCCACCCCTCGGGAAGCTCGGGAACGGCGAGCGGTTCGTCGGTGCCGGCCTGCGCCTGCGCGGCGATGGACGCGACATCCACGTCGGGGTGCATCGGCTCGTTGCTGCGGGGCACGGCGAGCACGATGACGACGACGACGGCGACGCACGCGACGAGCGCGTAGACGAGGTTGCTCACGGTCTTGCGCTCGCGGTACTCGCGGGAGTTCTTCGCCTTGCGGGCCGCCGTCTCCTGCGGCGTCTCGGGCCGGCCGAGCTCGGCGACGACTGGGCCCCGACCGGGTTCGGTCATCGGAGCGCTCCCTCGTCGGATGCCGCGGCGCGGCCGTCCGCGCCCGTCACCGCCGCGGTGCGCGCCGCGTCGAGCCTGGCCTTCGCGCCGACCAGCCAGGCTTCGCAGCGCGCGGCGAGCGCCTCGCCGCGCTCCCAGAGGGCGAGCGAGTGCTCGAGGGTCGCGGACCCCTGCTCGAGCTCGGAGACGACCTGCACGAGTTCGTCGCGCGCCTGCTCGTAGCTCAGCTCGGAGACATCCGTGGTGGGGGGCATGGCCGACATTCTATTCGGCGCCGCTGACAGCTTCGTCTTGGGCGTGCGACGGCGCGAGCCCGTCGTCGAGCGCACCGTCGAGCGCCTCGTCGGGCGCGTGCGGCGTCGCCCCGGCGTCGAGCGCCCCGAGCGAGTCGGCCGCGATCGTGCCGTCGGCGAGCGTCACGGTGAGGCGGGTGGCCGCGGGAGCGCCGGCCGGGCCCCGTACGACGTGCCCGTCGGGCCCCTGCACGATCGCGTAACCGCGGTCGAGGGTCGCCTGCGGCGAGAGCGCCCGCAGGTGCCCGCGGAGCTCGCCGATGCGCGAGGACTGGCGTTCGATGTGGCGATCGACCAGCTCGGACCCCCTGGCCACCCAGCGCGTGAGCTCCTCGGCCCTGCGATCGACGATCCACGCGCCGTCGGCGAGCACCGGGCGCTGGCGCAGGTGCCCGATGCGGTCGATCTCGCGGGCGAGGATCGACGACAGTCGCATGCCGAGCCGGGCGCGCACCTGGTCGACGCGGGCCAGTTCTTCGCCGACATCGGGGATGACGCGCTTCGCGGCATCCGTCGGCGTGGAGGCCCTGAGATCGGCGACCTCGTCGAGCAGCGGACGGTCGGCCTCGTGCCCGATCGCCGAGACGATCGGCGTGGTCGCCGCCGCTGCGGCGCGCACCACGCGCTCGTCGCTGAAGCCGAGCAGGTTCTGGAAGTCGCCGCCGCCTCTCGCGATGATGATGACCTCGACCTCGGGGTCGGCATCGAGCTTCTGGATCGCCGCGACGACCTCGGCGGGGGTGCGATCGCCCTGCACGGTCGCATAGGCCGTGCGGAACTCGACCGCGGGCCAGCGCAGGCGGGCGTTGCGCAGGACGTCCTTCTCGGCGTCGCTGTCGCGGCCCGTGATGAGGCCCACCACACCGGGCAGGAACGGCAGCGGTCGCTTGCGGGATGCCGCGAACAGGCCCTCTGCGGCCAGGGTCGCACGGAGGCGCTCGAGGCGCTCGAGCAGGTCGCCGAGTCCGACGTGCTTCATGTCATACACCTGGAACGAGAGCGAGCCGCCCTTGACCCACCAGGTGGGCTTGACGAGCAGCACGGCGTGATCGCCCTGCTTGAACTGCTCGGTGAGCTTGGCCTTCACCGACGACCACATGGTGAACGAGATCGTGGCGTCGGCCTCGAGGTCCTTCAGCTTGCCGTAGACGTTGCCGCCCGAGCCGCCCCACTGCGTGATCTCGCCCTCGACCCAGACCATGCCGAGCCGCTCGATCCAGTCCTTGAGCTTGCCCGAGAGTGTGGAGACCGGCCACGGGGCATCCCGCGTCGCCGTGGCATCCGTCATCGTGCGCTCCTCAGGTTCGTGCTCGGATCGTGCTCGGGCCGTGCTCGGGCCGTGCTCGGTTCGTGCGCTTCGGGCGAGCGGACCGGTCGCGGTCGGCGGTCGCCCGGCCGTGCGCACGTAGACTGGCGTGGTGACGACCACCACCCCCAGAATCGGCCTCGGCATGCCTCGCGTGCCCGGCCTGCGCGGCCGGCTCAAGGATATCCCCGTCCTCGGACAGAAGCGCGTGCTGCTCGCCGCCCCTCGCGGATACTGCGCGGGCGTCGACCGCGCCGTGATCGCCGTCGAGAAGGCCCTCGAGCACTACGGCGCCCCGGTGTACGTGCGCAAGCAGATCGTGCACAACATCCACGTCGTGACCGAGCTCGAGGCCAAGGGCGCGATCTTCGTCGACGAGGTCGACGAGGTGCCCGAAGGCGCCCACATCGTCTTCAGCGCCCACGGCGTCTCGCCGGCGGTCGTGAACGAGGCCGCCGACCGTGGACTGCACGCGATCGACGCGACCTGCCCGCTGGTCACGAAGGTGCACCGCGAGGCCGTGCGCTTCGCCCGCGACGACTTCGAGATCCTGCTCATCGGCCACGAGGGCCACGAAGAGGTCGAGGGCACGGCGGGCGAGGCGCCCGACCACGTCACGATCGTGAACAGCCCCGACGACGTGCCGAACATCGACGTGCGCGACCCCGACAAGGTCGTGTGGCTGTCGCAGACGACGCTCTCGGTCGACGAGACCATGGAGACCGTGCGCCGCCTGCGCGAGCGGTTCCCGAACCTCGCCGATCCGCCCAGCGACGACATCTGCTACGCCACCCAGAACCGCCAGGTCGCGATCAAGAAGGTCGCGCAGGATGCCGAGCTCGTGATCGTGGTCGGCTCGGCGAACTCCTCGAACAGTGTTCGCCTCGTCGAGGTCGCCCTCGAGTACGGCGCGAAGGCGGCCTACCGAGTCGACTACGCGAGCGAGGTCAAGCAGGAATGGCTCGACGGCGTCGCGACCGTCGGCGTCACGAGCGGCGCCTCCGTTCCCGAGGAGCTCGTGCACGAGCTGCTCGAGGCACTGGCGGATGCCGGCTACGGCGACGTCAGCGAGGTGAAGACCGCCGAAGAGGACCTGATGTTCTCGCTCCCGAAGGAGCTGCGCCGCGATCTCGCCGGCAACCGCGAGGAGCGCGCGCTCGGCGGGCGCACCCGCACGGCACCGTCGGCCTGACCGACGGCGACGACCGAGACTCCGACGCCCGCGGCAGCTGCGTTCTGCCGCGGGCGTCGTGCTGTCCGGATGGGGCGCGGAGCCCAACGGCCTCGGTGGCGAGGCTCGGAGCCCTACGGCCTCGGTGGCGAGGCTCGGAGCCATGGCGCCTCCGACCCTGCGGCCTCCGACCCTGCGGCCTAGACGTTCGCGGCGCTGAGCGAGGCCAGGAAGTCGGGGTCGCTCGCGAACACGAGCATGCCGATGATCGTCACGACGAAGAACGCGACGACGCCCGCGACGAGCGGGATCCACCACGAGAGCCGTCCGGCGCGCAGTCGTGCGCGCGACCAGAGCAGGGCACCGATCCAGAGGACGATCTGGAGCACCACGCCGGTCGCGATGATCGACGGCACCGCGGGGCCGGGCGTGAACGTGGTCGGCCCGTCGAGGCCGAGCATCTGCGACGAGAGCTTCGCCGATTCGAGCGCCGTCGCGGGAAGCTGCACGAGCGCCACGATGTTGTAGATCAGGCCGAACACGCCGAAGACGAGCAGCGCGATGGTCCAGAGGCGGTCCCGCGCCGGGGCTGCAGCGTTCGGCCGCCCCGCGACGGGTGCCGGGGCGGGCGCGACGGCGGAGGCCGCGGACGGCCCGGTCGCCTCGGCGTCGGCCGCGGCATCCGGAACCGCGTTCGGGTCGACGGGCGGCTGCCAGGTCCACCCTTCGGGCGCGTATTCGCCGTACCGCGGACGAGGCCGCTCGTCGATCGGGGGAGTCGTGGGCGAATCCTGCCCTGCGGCTCCGGTCGTGCGAGCGGCCTCGTCGTGCGTCATGCGATCGCGCCTTACGCCGAGATGGAGTTGCCGGCGGAGCCGAGCTGACGGGTCGACTCGACGACGCGAGCGGCCATGGCGGTCTCGGCGACCTTGCCCCAGGCGCGGGGGTCGTAGAGCTTCTTGTTGCCCACGCCGCCGTCGACCTTCAGCACGCCGTCGTAGTTCTTGAACATGTAGTCGGCGATCGCACGCGTGTAGGCGTACTGCGTGTCGGTGTCGATGTTCATCTTCACGACGCCGTTCGCGACGGCCTCGGCGATCTCGGCGTCGGTCGAGCCGGAGCCGCCGTGGAAGACGAGGTCGAGCGGCTTCGGGCCGGTGCCGTACTTGGCCTGCAGGCCGTCCTGGATGTCCTTGAGCAGCGACGGACGCAGCTTGACGTTGCCGGGCGCGTAGACGCCGTGCACGTTGCCGAACGTGAGGGCGGCCATGTAGCGGCCCTGCTCGCCGAGGCCGAGGGCCTCGACGGTCGAGATCGCGTCGTCGAGCGTCGTGTAGAGCGCCTCGTTCGAGCCCTCGTGCTTCACGCCGTCCTCTTCGCCGCCGACGACGCCGATCTCGACCTCGAGGATCGCGTTGATCGCCTTCATACGGGGGAGGATCTGCTGCGCGATCTCGAGGTTCTCGGCGAGCGGCACGGCCGAGCCGTCCCACATGTGCGACTGGAAGATCGGGTTGCCGCCGGCCTTCACGGCCTCTTCGGATGCCGCGAGCAGCGGGAACACGAAGTCCTCGAGCGCGGGCTTCGGGCAGTGGTCGGTGTGCAGCGCGACCGTGACGGGGTAGCTCTTCGCGATCTCGTGCGCGGCCGCGGCGAAGGCGAGGGCGCCCGTGGCGCGGGCCTTGACGGTGTGGCCGGCGAAGTAGTCGGCGCCGCCGGTCGTGACCTGGATGATGCCGTCGGAGCCGGCCTCGGTGAGGCCCTGCAGCACCGCGTTGAGGGTCTGCGTCGACGAGACGTTGAACGCCGGGAAGGCGAACGCCTTCGCCTTGGCGGTGTCGAGCATCTGTGCGTACTGCTCGGGGGTGGCGATGGGCATGGCGCTCCTTCGGAAGGCAACAGGATTCACTGCGAGTCTACCGAGGTCGCGAGGAGTGCTCACGTGCGTTGCGCGGGGTGCGGATGCCGCGGGCTGGGCGATGATGGGTCGGTGACCCGGTTCCCCGCGCCCTCGCCGTTCGACCCCGCCGTGCGCGAGGCGCTGCTCCTGGCCGTGCGGGCCGCCTCCACCGCGGCTCGCCCGCTCGTGGGCGGCGGCGACGGCGATGCGGTCGACGCCGCGGCCGTCGATGCGCTGCGCATCGCCCTCGCCGTCGTGCCGGCCGACATCCGGGTGGTCTCGGGCGAGGGCGAGAAGGACGACGCGCCGATGCTGCATCCGGGCGAGTGGTTCGGCACCGGCGCGGGCCCGGCCCTCGATCTCGTGGTCGACCCCGTCGACGGCACGCGTCTCGCGGCGGCCGGGCGCCCGGGTGCCATGGCGATCCTCGCCGTGGCGCCGCGCGGCTCGTACGCCGACCCCGGTCCGGCGTTCTACCTCGACAAGCTCGTACATGCGCGGCCTGAGCGGTCTGCGGGCGGCACGAGCACGGACCCGGGCCTCGCGCTCGACCTCTCCGTCGAGGAGAACCTCGCACGGCTCGCCGCCGCGCACGGCCGGCCGGTGTCGACCCTGCGCGTCGCGGTGCAACGACGCCCCCGCAACGCGGCCGTCGCCGACGCCGTGCGCGCGGCGGGCGCGAGCCTGCACGAGTTCGAGCACGGCGACATCGAACGCGTCGCGCACGCGGCCGCGCCCGGCGGCGACCTCGACCTGCTGCTCGGCATCGGCGGTGCTCCGGAGGGGCTGCTCGAGGCGGCGCTCGTGCGCGCGCACGGCGGGGTCATGCTCGCTCGGTTCGCGCCGCAGTCGCCCGACGAGCAGGCGCGCGTCACGGGCTTCGGGGCAGGCTTGGCCGAGCACGCCGTCGAGCGCGGGTTCACCGCAGCCGCGGGGGTCGAGCTCGCCGGGCTGTGCGCGGCATCCGCCCTCGTCGTGATCTCGCCCGTGACCGCGTGCGCCCTCGCACCGGCTCGTGCCCATCTCGTGCTCGTCGACCGAGCCATTCGCGGCCTGGTGACCGCGGCCTTGACTCCCGGTTAAGAATCGAGGTTCTTTCAGCGCACGTTCGTGCAGAACCCCTCGGAATCGGCACCTGCGTGCCTAGGCTTGAAGTCGAGCGCACACGGATCCTCGGCTCGCGAGGGGCTACCAGGGCCGGGCGCACGAACCGGAGGACCACCCGATGATGATGACCCCTGCCGACGACAGCCTCTATCTCCACCCCGATCGCAACATCGCGCTCGAGCTCGTGCGGGCCACCGAGGCCGCGGCGATCCGCTCCTACCCGTGGATCGGCCGGGGCGACAAGCTCGGCGCCGACGGTGCGGCGGTCGACGCGATGCGGGCCTTCCTCGGCACGGTGAACTTCGACGGCGTCGTCGTCATCGGCGAGGGCGAGAAGGACGCCGCCCCCATGCTCTTCAACGGCGAGCGCGTCGGCACGGGCCGCGGCCCCGCCTGCGACATCGCGGTCGACCCGATCGACGGCACCTCGCTCACGGCCGCGGGCCGCCACAACGCCCTGTCGGTCATCGCGGTCGCCGATCGCGGCACCATGCTCGACGCGTCGTCGGTGTTCTACATGGACAAGATCGTGACGGATGCCACGGGCATCGGCGTCGTCGACATCCGCCGCCCGATCGGCGAGAACCTGCGCGCGCTCGCCGCGGCGAAGGGCAAGGAGGTCGGCGAGCTGCGCGTCGCCGTGCTGAACCGCGAACGCCACGAGCAGCTCATCGCCGACATCCGCGAGGCGGGCGCCGGAACGCGCCTCATGAGCGACGGCGACGTCGCCGGCGGCATCAACGCCGCGCGGTACGAGTCGCGCATCGACATGTGCGTCGGCATCGGCGGCAGCCCAGAGGGCATCACCACCGCGTGCGCGATCAAGGCGCTCGGCGGGTTCATGCAGGGGGTCCTCGCGCCGAAGGACGACGCGGAGCGCGCTCGCGGCGAGGCCGCCGGACTCGACTGCGACCGGGTGTACGAGCTCGACGAACTCGTGCGCGGCGACAACACCTTCTTCGTCGCCACCGGCGTCACCGACGGCGAACTCCTCGAAGGCGTGCGCAAGAAGGGCCCGATCATCCGCACCGAGTCGATCGTGCTGCGCGGCAAGTCGGGCACCATCCGCCGCATCGTCGCCGACCACCTCGTGGAGAAGTGGCTGCACGACACCGACCGTTGACCGTCCGACGGTCGCGGCGCGCCACGGCGGCGCCGACAATGGAGGCATGAGCGACCGTTCCACGCTGCCGCGCGCCCTGCGCCCCTTCGGCATCGCGCAGTACCGCCTGCTCGCGCTCGCCCTCGCGGCGTCGCTGCTGTCGGCGGGCGCGTGGCTCGTCGCGGCGGTCTGGCAGGTCGTCGAACTCGGCGGCACGCCCATCGACCTCTCGCTGGTGGCGGTCGGGTCGAGCCTCGGGCTCGTGCTCGCAGTGCTCATCGGCGGGGTCGCGGCCGACCGGATCCCGCAGCGCCGCATCCTCATCACGGTCGAGGTCGTGCGCGGACTCGCGTTCGCGGTCGCGGCGGTGCTCGCCGCGACCGGCGTCATCGAGGTCTGGCACATCGCCGTGATCTCGTTCGTGCTCGGCCTCGCCGACGGCTTCTTCTACCCCGCCTACTCGGCGTGGCTGCCGGCACTCCTGCCCGCATCGCAACTGCTCGCCGCGAACGGCATCGAGGGCGTGCTGCGCCCCGCCGTCATGCAGGCGGCCGGCCCGGCGCTCGCGAGCGCGTTCATCGCGCTGCAGGGGCCGTGGTTGGCGTTCGCGGCCGTCGCGGTCATGCAGGTCGTCGCCGCCGTCGTGCTCGCGTTCATGCGCACGACGCCCGTGCGCCGCGACCCCAACGAGGTCGTGCGTCACCCGGTGCGCCAGTCGATCATCGACCTGCGCGACGGATTCCGGTACCTGGTCCGCACGAAGTGGCTGCTCGCCACGCTCGTCTTCTCGATCGTGCTGGTGTTCCTCATCATGGGGCCGATCGAGGTGCTGCTGCCGTTCGCGGTCAAGGACCAGACGGGCGGCGGTGCCGGCGCGTTCGCGCTCGCGCTCGCCGCGTTCGGCGTGGGCGGTGCGGTCGGCTCGCTCTCGGTCGCGTCGTTCCGCCTGCCGCGGCGCTACCTCACGCTGATGATCCTCGCGTGGGGCGTCGGATGTCTCCCGCTCGCGATCATCGGATACACCTCGCAGCTCTGGGTGATGGTGATCGCCCTGTTCCTGGTCGGGGTGCTCTTCGACGGCGCGCAGGTGGTGTGGGGCACGCTGCTGCAGCGCCGGGTGCCGCCCTCGATGCTCGGACGGGTCTCGAGCCTCGACTTCTTCGTCTCGCTCGCCCTGATGCCCGTGTCGATGGCCGTCGCCGGTCCGGTCGGCGAGGCGATCGGCCTCGCGCCCGCGTTCCTCATCGCCGGACTCGTGCCGCCGCTCGTCGCGTTCGCGACGCTGGCGATCGCCCGACTCGGATCGGACGAGCTCGCGCACCCGCTCGACTCGTCGCCGCCGACCGACGCGGTGGCCGTCGTCACCGGAGCCGAGGCGGCGGCCGGGTTCGCGGCGCCCGCCGACGAGCGGCATCCGCGCGCATCCGACGGCGACGCAGCGCGCGACTGACCGTCCGATCGCCGTCGCACCGGCCCTCGACGCGGCGCGTCTCGTGTGCGAGGGTGGGCGCGGAGAAGGAGGATCTCATGGTGGAGATCAGCGACGCGTTCCCGGGGTTCAGCGTCAATGACGTCGAAGCGGCGAGGGTGTTCTACGGCGAGGTGCTCGGGCTGTCCGTGTCGGAGTCGATGGGCGGGCTGCAGTTCACGCTGCCATCGGACCAGGGCGTCTTCGTCTACCCGAAGGACGACCACCAGCCAGCGTCGTTCACGATCCTGAACTTCGTGGTGCCCGACATCGGGCAGGCGGTCGACGACCTCAACACGGCGGGGGTCGTGACGAAGATCTACACCGACCCGCATGCGTTCGGCACCGATGAGCGCGGCATCGCCTGGGGCTCGCGCACGGGTCAGGGGCCGGACATCTGCTGGTTCAGGGACCCCTCGGGCAATGTGCTGAGCCTGATCCAGGGCTGAGGTCCTGAAGACCTCGAGTCCTCCGACGAGGAACTCGTGGATCTCAGTGCCAGCCCTCAGTCGGGCGGCCGCGATCAGGCGTAGACCGGTCGCATGTTGGGACAGAAACTGAACTCGCCATGGGCGTCGAGCGAGGGCGTGTACACCCACACGTGGACCTACCAGGTCACGCACCCGGGGCGCACGATCGTCGAGGTCGCCCTCACCTCGGTCAACAGCATCGACGATGACGACGGCACGTTCGCGCGCTTCGGCGTCTCGCAGATCGTGAGCGATTCGGGCGTCGAGAACTTCGGCGACGACGGACCGCCGGTGGTCGCGCGCGACGGCGTGACGAGCGTCAGCGTGCGGATGTTCGTCTTCAACTCGTACGCTCGCGGCCGTGTGTCGCGGAACTTCTGGTGAGGAGCCGACCGATGTTCGATGAGACTGCAAGCAGCGACGACGCCGTCACGCGCCAGCGCACGAGCGTGCTGTTCGATCCGGAGACCGGACGAGCGGTGTACGGCCACACCTTCGTCGGCGAGGACGACGAGTGGTCGGCCCCGGAGGGCGAGCGGGCTCGCCGG
Encoded proteins:
- a CDS encoding 4-hydroxy-3-methylbut-2-enyl diphosphate reductase; this translates as MPRVPGLRGRLKDIPVLGQKRVLLAAPRGYCAGVDRAVIAVEKALEHYGAPVYVRKQIVHNIHVVTELEAKGAIFVDEVDEVPEGAHIVFSAHGVSPAVVNEAADRGLHAIDATCPLVTKVHREAVRFARDDFEILLIGHEGHEEVEGTAGEAPDHVTIVNSPDDVPNIDVRDPDKVVWLSQTTLSVDETMETVRRLRERFPNLADPPSDDICYATQNRQVAIKKVAQDAELVIVVGSANSSNSVRLVEVALEYGAKAAYRVDYASEVKQEWLDGVATVGVTSGASVPEELVHELLEALADAGYGDVSEVKTAEEDLMFSLPKELRRDLAGNREERALGGRTRTAPSA
- a CDS encoding DUF6264 family protein, giving the protein MTHDEAARTTGAAGQDSPTTPPIDERPRPRYGEYAPEGWTWQPPVDPNAVPDAAADAEATGPSAASAVAPAPAPVAGRPNAAAPARDRLWTIALLVFGVFGLIYNIVALVQLPATALESAKLSSQMLGLDGPTTFTPGPAVPSIIATGVVLQIVLWIGALLWSRARLRAGRLSWWIPLVAGVVAFFVVTIIGMLVFASDPDFLASLSAANV
- a CDS encoding fructose-bisphosphatase class II, with protein sequence MTRFPAPSPFDPAVREALLLAVRAASTAARPLVGGGDGDAVDAAAVDALRIALAVVPADIRVVSGEGEKDDAPMLHPGEWFGTGAGPALDLVVDPVDGTRLAAAGRPGAMAILAVAPRGSYADPGPAFYLDKLVHARPERSAGGTSTDPGLALDLSVEENLARLAAAHGRPVSTLRVAVQRRPRNAAVADAVRAAGASLHEFEHGDIERVAHAAAPGGDLDLLLGIGGAPEGLLEAALVRAHGGVMLARFAPQSPDEQARVTGFGAGLAEHAVERGFTAAAGVELAGLCAASALVVISPVTACALAPARAHLVLVDRAIRGLVTAALTPG
- the fbaA gene encoding class II fructose-bisphosphate aldolase; amino-acid sequence: MPIATPEQYAQMLDTAKAKAFAFPAFNVSSTQTLNAVLQGLTEAGSDGIIQVTTGGADYFAGHTVKARATGALAFAAAAHEIAKSYPVTVALHTDHCPKPALEDFVFPLLAASEEAVKAGGNPIFQSHMWDGSAVPLAENLEIAQQILPRMKAINAILEVEIGVVGGEEDGVKHEGSNEALYTTLDDAISTVEALGLGEQGRYMAALTFGNVHGVYAPGNVKLRPSLLKDIQDGLQAKYGTGPKPLDLVFHGGSGSTDAEIAEAVANGVVKMNIDTDTQYAYTRAIADYMFKNYDGVLKVDGGVGNKKLYDPRAWGKVAETAMAARVVESTRQLGSAGNSISA
- the glpX gene encoding class II fructose-bisphosphatase is translated as MMTPADDSLYLHPDRNIALELVRATEAAAIRSYPWIGRGDKLGADGAAVDAMRAFLGTVNFDGVVVIGEGEKDAAPMLFNGERVGTGRGPACDIAVDPIDGTSLTAAGRHNALSVIAVADRGTMLDASSVFYMDKIVTDATGIGVVDIRRPIGENLRALAAAKGKEVGELRVAVLNRERHEQLIADIREAGAGTRLMSDGDVAGGINAARYESRIDMCVGIGGSPEGITTACAIKALGGFMQGVLAPKDDAERARGEAAGLDCDRVYELDELVRGDNTFFVATGVTDGELLEGVRKKGPIIRTESIVLRGKSGTIRRIVADHLVEKWLHDTDR